Proteins encoded in a region of the Hippocampus zosterae strain Florida chromosome 11, ASM2543408v3, whole genome shotgun sequence genome:
- the LOC127610064 gene encoding uncharacterized protein LOC127610064 isoform X1 yields MDKVADMIGDKAGDFVTGVVKNMLGVKSKEEDKGGFKSFFGGDDKKDEKKDDDDDDKGSFFSRFLDRDDDDKKPKRSGFDGLFAEQGAPGGGAGGGAGGLSDGSAGAGPGPRGEMGDAGPGPRGQTGLSDGDLFDDLMDVAEETSRGN; encoded by the exons ATGGACAAAGTGGCCGACATGATCGGAGACAAAGCGG GGGACTTTGTGACGGGCGTGGTTAAGAACATGCTCGGCGTCAAAAGCAAAGAAGAGGACAAAGGAGGCTTCAAGTCTTTTTTCGGAGGAGACGACAAAAAAGACGAGAaaaaagacgacgacgacgacgacaaggGAAGCTTCTTCTCCAGATTCCTCGACAGAGACGACGACGACAAGAAGCCCAAGCGGTCGGGCTTTGACGGCTTGTTCGCCGAGCAAGGCGCCCCGGGCGGAGGGGCGGGAGGCGGAGCCGGAGGATTGAGCGACGGATCCGCTGGCGCAGGACCTGGACCGAGAGGCGAAATGGGTGACGCAGGACCTGGACCGAGAGGCCAAACGGGTCTGAGTGATGGAG ATTTGTTTGACGATCTGATGGATGTGGCTGAAGAAACATCCAGAGGAAACTAG
- the LOC127610064 gene encoding uncharacterized protein LOC127610064 isoform X3: MDKVADMIGDKAGDFVTGVVKNMLGVKSKEEDKGGFKSFFGGDDKKDEKKDDDDDDKGSFFSRFLDRDDDDKKPKRSGFDGLFAEQGAPGGGAGGGAGGLSDGSAGAGPGPRGQTGLSDGDLFDDLMDVAEETSRGN; encoded by the exons ATGGACAAAGTGGCCGACATGATCGGAGACAAAGCGG GGGACTTTGTGACGGGCGTGGTTAAGAACATGCTCGGCGTCAAAAGCAAAGAAGAGGACAAAGGAGGCTTCAAGTCTTTTTTCGGAGGAGACGACAAAAAAGACGAGAaaaaagacgacgacgacgacgacaaggGAAGCTTCTTCTCCAGATTCCTCGACAGAGACGACGACGACAAGAAGCCCAAGCGGTCGGGCTTTGACGGCTTGTTCGCCGAGCAAGGCGCCCCGGGCGGAGGGGCGGGAGGCGGAGCCGGAGGATTGAGCGACGGATCCGCTGGCGCAGGAC CTGGACCGAGAGGCCAAACGGGTCTGAGTGATGGAG ATTTGTTTGACGATCTGATGGATGTGGCTGAAGAAACATCCAGAGGAAACTAG
- the LOC127610064 gene encoding serine, glycine and glutamine-rich protein-like isoform X2 — translation MDKVADMIGDKAGDFVTGVVKNMLGVKSKEEDKGGFKSFFGGDDKKDEKKDDDDDDKGSFFSRFLDRDDDDKKPKRSGFDGLFAEQGAPGGGAGGGAGGLSDGSAGAGPGPRGEMGDAGPDLFDDLMDVAEETSRGN, via the exons ATGGACAAAGTGGCCGACATGATCGGAGACAAAGCGG GGGACTTTGTGACGGGCGTGGTTAAGAACATGCTCGGCGTCAAAAGCAAAGAAGAGGACAAAGGAGGCTTCAAGTCTTTTTTCGGAGGAGACGACAAAAAAGACGAGAaaaaagacgacgacgacgacgacaaggGAAGCTTCTTCTCCAGATTCCTCGACAGAGACGACGACGACAAGAAGCCCAAGCGGTCGGGCTTTGACGGCTTGTTCGCCGAGCAAGGCGCCCCGGGCGGAGGGGCGGGAGGCGGAGCCGGAGGATTGAGCGACGGATCCGCTGGCGCAGGACCTGGACCGAGAGGCGAAATGGGTGACGCAGGAC CAGATTTGTTTGACGATCTGATGGATGTGGCTGAAGAAACATCCAGAGGAAACTAG